One Mytilus trossulus isolate FHL-02 chromosome 5, PNRI_Mtr1.1.1.hap1, whole genome shotgun sequence DNA segment encodes these proteins:
- the LOC134717877 gene encoding uncharacterized protein DKFZp434B061-like codes for MTNTITRTAMTDTITRTAMTNTITRTAMTNTITRPAMTNTITRTAMTDTITRTAMTNTITRTTMTNTITRTAMTETITRTAITNTITRTAMTNTITRTAMTNTITRTAMTDTITRTAMTNTITRTTMTNMITRTAMTNTITRTTMSNTITRTAMTNTITRTAITKTITRTAMTNTITRTAMTNTITRTEITNMITRTAMTNTITRTAMTNTITRTTMTNMITRPAITNTITRTAMTDTITRTAMTNTITRTTMSNTITRTAMTDTITRTAMTNTITRTTMTNTITRTAMTDTITRTAITNTITRTAMTNTITRTAMTNTITRTAMTDTITRTAMTNMITRTAMTNTITRTTMSNTITRTAMTNTITRTAITKTITRTAMTNTITRTAMTNTITRTEITNMITRTAMTNTITRKAMTNTITRTTISDTITRTAMTNTITRTAMTKTISRTPMSNTITRTEITNMITRTTMTKTITRTTMSNTITRTAMTNTITRTEITNMITRTTMTNTITKTTMTNTFTRTTMSNTITRTAMPNTITRTAMTNTITRTGMTKTITRTPMTNTITRTSMTNTITRTAMTNTITRTAMTNTITRTAMTNTITRTAITNTITRTAMTDTSTRTAMTDTITRTAITNTIKNSKAQYDYKNSNNQYDYKNSNDQYDNKISNDQYDYKNSND; via the coding sequence ATGACTAATACGATTACAAGAACAGCAATGACCGATACGATAACAAGAACAGCAATGACCAATACGATAACAAGAACAGCAATGACTAATACGATTACAAGACCAGCAATGACTAATACGATTACAAGAACAGCAATGACCGATACGATAACAAGAACAGCAATGACTAATACGATTACAAGAACAACAATGACTAATACGATTACAAGAACAGCAATGACCGAAACGATTACAAGAACAGCAATAACCAATACGATTACAAGAACAGCAATGACTAATACGATTACAAGAACAGCAATGACTAATACGATTACAAGAACAGCAATGACCGATACGATTACAAGAACAGCAATGACCAATACGATTACAAGAACAACAATGACCAATATGATTACAAGAACAGCAATGACTAATACGATTACAAGAACAACAATGTCTAATACGATTACAAGAACAGCAATGACCAATACGATTACAAGAACAGCAATAACCAAAACGATTACAAGAACAGCAATGACTAATACGATTACAAGAACAGCAATGACCAATACGATTACAAGAACAGAAATAACCAATATGATTACAAGAACAGCAATGACTAATACGATTACAAGAACAGCAATGACCAATACGATTACAAGAACAACAATGACCAATATGATTACAAGACCAGCAATTACTAATACGATTACAAGAACAGCAATGACCGATACGATAACAAGAACAGCAATGACCAATACAATTACAAGAACAACAATGTCTAATACGATTACAAGAACAGCAATGACCGATACGATAACAAGAACAGCAATGACTAATACGATTACAAGAACAACAATGACTAATACGATTACAAGAACAGCAATGACCGATACGATTACAAGAACAGCAATAACCAATACGATTACAAGAACAGCAATGACTAATACGATTACAAGAACAGCAATGACTAATACGATTACAAGAACAGCAATGACCGATACGATTACAAGAACAGCAATGACCAATATGATTACAAGAACAGCAATGACTAATACGATTACAAGAACAACAATGTCTAATACGATTACAAGAACAGCAATGACCAATACGATTACAAGAACAGCAATAACCAAAACGATTACAAGAACAGCAATGACTAATACGATTACAAGAACAGCAATGACCAATACGATTACAAGAACAGAAATAACCAATATGATTACAAGAACAGCAATGACTAATACGATTACAAGAAAAGCAATGACCAATACGATTACAAGAACAACAATTTCCGATACGATTACAAGAACAGCAATGACCAATACGATTACAAGAACAGCAATGACCAAAACGATTTCAAGAACACCAATGTCCAATACGATTACAAGAACAGAAATAACCAATATGATTACAAGAACAACAATGACCAAAACGATTACAAGaacaacaatgagcaatacgATTACAAGAACAGCAATGACCAATACGATTACAAGAACAGAAATAACCAATATGATTACAAGAACAACAATGACCAATACGATTACAAAAACAACAATGACCAATACGTTTACAAGaacaacaatgagcaatacgATTACAAGAACAGCAATGCCCAATACGATTACAAGAACAGCAATGACCAATACGATTACAAGAACAGGAATGACCAAAACGATTACAAGAACACCAATGACCAATACGATTACAAGAACTTCAATGACCAATACGATTACAAGAACAGCAATGACCAATACGATAACAAGAACAGCAATGACCAATACGATTACAAGAACAGCAATGACTAATACGATTACAAGAACAGCAATAACCAATACGATTACAAGAACAGCAATGACCGATACGAGTACAAGAACAGCAATGACCGATACGATTACAAGAACAGCAATAACCAATACGATTAAAAACAGCAAGGCCCAATACGATTACAAGAACAGCAATAACCAATACGATTACAAGAACAGCAATGACCAATACGATAACAAGATCAGCAATGACCAATATGATTACAAGAACAGCAATGACTAA
- the LOC134717878 gene encoding uncharacterized protein DKFZp434B061-like, which produces MTNTITISALTNTITRTAITNTITRTPMPNTITRTAMNTTITRTAMTNTITRTAITNTITRTAMTNTITITAITNTITRIAMTNTITRTAMTNTITRTAMTNTITRTAMTNTITITAITNTITRIAMTNTITRTAMTNTITRTAMTNTITRTAMTNTITRTAMTNTITRTAITNTITRTAITNTITRTAITNTITRIAMTNTITRTAMTNTITRTAMTNTITRTAMTNTITRTAMTDTITRTAMTNTMKRTTMTNTITRTAMTNTITRTTMTNTITRTAMTNTITRTAITNTITRTAMTNTITRTAMTNTITRTEITNMITRTTMTNTITRTAMTNTITRTAMTNTITRTTIPDTITRTAMTNTITRTAMTKTISRTPMSNTITRTEITNMITRTTMTKTITRTTMTNTITRTTMSNTITRTAMPNTITRTAMTNTITRTGMTKTITRSPITNTITRTSMTNTITRTAMTNTITRTAMTNTITRTAMTNTITRTAITNTITRTAMTDTSTRTAMTDTITRTAITNTIKNSKAQYDYKNSNNQYDYKNNNDQYDYNISNDQYDYKNSNNQYDYKNTNAQYDYKNSNEHYDYKNSNDQYDYKNSNNQYDYKNSNDQYDYNNSNDQYDYKNSNDQYDYKNSNDQYDYKNSNDQYDYKNSNDQYDYKNSNDQYDYKNSNDQYDYKNSNNQYDYKNSNNQYDYKNSNNQYDYKNSNDQYDYKNSNDQYDYKNSNDQYDYKNNNDQYDYKNNNEQYDFKNSNAQYDYKNSNDQYDYKNRNDQNDYKNTNDQYDYKNRNDQNDYKNSND; this is translated from the coding sequence ATGACCAATACGATTACAATATCAGCACTGACCAATACGATTACAAGAACAGCAATAACCAATACGATTACAAGAACACCAATGCCCAATACGATTACAAGAACAGCAATGAACACTACGATTACAAGAACAGCAATGACCAATACGATTACAAGAACAGCAATAACCAATACGATTACAAGAACAGCAATGACCAATACGATTACAATAACAGCAATAACCAATACGATTACAAGAATAGCAATGACCAATACGATTACAAGAACAGCAATGACCAATACGATTACAAGAACAGCAATGACCAATACGATTACAAGAACAGCAATGACCAATACGATTACAATAACAGCAATAACCAATACGATTACAAGAATAGCAATGACCAATACGATTACAAGAACAGCAATGACCAATACGATTACAAGAACAGCAATGACCAATACGATTACAAGAACAGCAATGACCAATACGATTACAAGAACAGCAATGACCAATACGATTACAAGAACAGCAATAACCAATACGATTACAAGAACAGCAATAACCAATACGATTACAAGAACAGCAATAACCAATACGATTACAAGAATAGCAATGACCAATACGATTACAAGAACAGCAATGACCAATACGATTACAAGAACAGCAATGACCAATACGATTACAAGAACAGCAATGACTAATACGATTACAAGAACAGCAATGACCGATACGATTACAAGAACAGCAATGACCAATACGATGAAAAGAACAACAATGACCAATACGATTACAAGAACAGCAATGACTAATACGATTACAAGAACAACAATGACTAATACGATTACAAGAACAGCAATGACCAATACGATTACAAGAACAGCAATAACCAATACGATTACAAGAACAGCAATGACTAATACGATTACAAGAACAGCAATGACCAATACGATTACAAGAACAGAAATAACCAATATGATTACAAGAACAACAATGACTAATACGATTACAAGAACAGCAATGACTAATACGATTACAAGAACAGCAATGACCAATACGATTACAAGAACAACAATTCCCGATACGATTACAAGAACAGCAATGACCAATACGATTACAAGAACAGCAATGACCAAAACGATTTCAAGAACACCAATGTCCAATACGATTACAAGAACAGAAATAACCAATATGATTACAAGAACAACAATGACCAAAACGATTACAAGAACAACAATGACCAATACGATTACAAGaacaacaatgagcaatacgATTACAAGAACAGCAATGCCCAATACGATTACAAGAACAGCAATGACCAATACGATTACAAGAACAGGAATGACCAAAACGATTACAAGATCACCAATTACCAATACGATTACAAGAACTTCAATGACCAATACGATTACAAGAACAGCAATGACCAATACGATAACAAGAACAGCAATGACCAATACGATTACAAGAACAGCAATGACTAATACGATTACAAGAACAGCAATAACCAATACGATTACAAGAACAGCAATGACCGATACGAGTACAAGAACAGCAATGACCGATACGATTACAAGAACAGCAATAACCAATACGATTAAAAACAGCAAGGCCCAATACGATTACAAGAACAGCAATAACCAATACGATTACAAGAACAACAATGACCAATACGATTACAATATCAGCAATGACCAATACGATTACAAGAACAGCAATAACCAATACGATTACAAGAACACCAATGCCCAATACGATTACAAGAACAGCAATGAACACTACGATTACAAGAACAGCAATGACCAATACGATTACAAGAACAGCAATAACCAATACGATTACAAGAACAGCAATGACCAATACGATTACAATAACAGCAATGACCAATACGATTACAAGAATAGCAATGACCAATACGATTACAAGAACAGCAATGACCAATACGATTACAAGAACAGCAATGACCAATACGATTACAAGAACAGCAATGACCAATACGATTACAAGAACAGCAATGACCAATACGATTACAAGAACAGCAATGACCAATACGATTACAAGAACAGCAATAACCAATACGATTACAAGAACAGCAATAACCAATACGATTACAAGAACAGCAATAACCAATACGATTACAAGAATAGCAATGACCAATACGATTACAAGAACAGCAATGACCAATACGATTACAAGAACAGCAATGACCAATACGATTACAAGAACAACAATGACCAATACGATTACAAGaacaacaatgagcaatacgATTTCAAGAACAGCAATGCCCAATACGATTACAAGAACAGCAATGACCAATACGATTACAAGAACAGGAATGACCAAAACGATTACAAGAACACCAATGACCAATACGATTACAAGAACAGGAATGACCAAAACGATTACAAGAACAGCAATGACTAA